Proteins co-encoded in one Prunus persica cultivar Lovell chromosome G6, Prunus_persica_NCBIv2, whole genome shotgun sequence genomic window:
- the LOC18773452 gene encoding uncharacterized protein LOC18773452 isoform X1: protein MLSGLKLQVKPTIKQSYSFLGSKKPGRLPYHLRLPARRVNSVSVRSECVNEASQPSVSSHYTESVGSPLPSASLLQLSHWNLTHRNIVLLNVVACAAAVSATWLFCSAIPALLAFKRAAQSLEKLMDVMREELPDTMAAVRLSGMEISDLTMELSDLGQEITQGVRSSTRAVRVAEERLRRLTNMAPSASVQEVTSPKTEVPGPVLARTARGIREGIVKGRALWQMFFTITRFSRLALNYITSRNKR, encoded by the exons ATGTTGTCTGGTCTGAAATTGCAGGTGAAACCCACAATCAAGCAAAGCTACAGCTTCCTGGGGAGCAAAAAGCCTGGCCGTCTGCCCTACCATCTCAGACTTCCGGCTCGACGGGTGAACTCGGTGTCCGTACGGTCTGAGTGTGTTAACGAAGCATCTCAGCCGTCAGTTTCATCGCACTACACGGAAAGTGTGGGATCTCCATTACCTTCGGCTTCACTTCTTCAGCTCTCCCACTGGAACCTCACCCACCGCAACATCGTCTTGCTCAATGTCGTTGCTTGCGCc GCAGCAGTTTCTGCGACGTGGCTCTTCTGCTCTGCAATCCCCGCGCTTCTG GCTTTCAAGAGAGCAGCTCAATCACTGGAAAAGCTGATGGATGTTATGAGGGAAGAGCTTCCTGACACAATGGCTGCTGTTCGTTTATCCGGGATGGAGATCAGTGACCTCACTATGGAGCTCAGTGATCTTGG CCAGGAAATTACACAGGGTGTTAGAAGTTCCACTCGAGCTGTTCGCGTGGCAGAGGAGAGGTTGCGCCGCTTGACAAACATGGCTCCATCAG CATCGGTGCAGGAGGTAACCAGTCCGAAAACTGAGGTTCCAGGGCCAGTTTTGGCTAGAACTGCAAGAGGCATACGGGAGGGGATTGTGAAGGGCCGTGCTCTGTGGCAAATGTTTTTCACTATCACCCGGTTCTCTAGGCTGGCACTCAACTATATAACCAGTCGAAATAAGCGGTAG
- the LOC18773452 gene encoding uncharacterized protein LOC18773452 isoform X2, whose protein sequence is MLSGLKLQVKPTIKQSYSFLGSKKPGRLPYHLRLPARRVNSVSVRSECVNEASQPSVSSHYTESVGSPLPSASLLQLSHWNLTHRNIVLLNVVACAAAVSATWLFCSAIPALLAFKRAAQSLEKLMDVMREELPDTMAAVRLSGMEISDLTMELSDLGQEITQGVRSSTRAVRVAEERLRRLTNMAPSGGNQSEN, encoded by the exons ATGTTGTCTGGTCTGAAATTGCAGGTGAAACCCACAATCAAGCAAAGCTACAGCTTCCTGGGGAGCAAAAAGCCTGGCCGTCTGCCCTACCATCTCAGACTTCCGGCTCGACGGGTGAACTCGGTGTCCGTACGGTCTGAGTGTGTTAACGAAGCATCTCAGCCGTCAGTTTCATCGCACTACACGGAAAGTGTGGGATCTCCATTACCTTCGGCTTCACTTCTTCAGCTCTCCCACTGGAACCTCACCCACCGCAACATCGTCTTGCTCAATGTCGTTGCTTGCGCc GCAGCAGTTTCTGCGACGTGGCTCTTCTGCTCTGCAATCCCCGCGCTTCTG GCTTTCAAGAGAGCAGCTCAATCACTGGAAAAGCTGATGGATGTTATGAGGGAAGAGCTTCCTGACACAATGGCTGCTGTTCGTTTATCCGGGATGGAGATCAGTGACCTCACTATGGAGCTCAGTGATCTTGG CCAGGAAATTACACAGGGTGTTAGAAGTTCCACTCGAGCTGTTCGCGTGGCAGAGGAGAGGTTGCGCCGCTTGACAAACATGGCTCCATCAG GAGGTAACCAGTCCGAAAACTGA
- the LOC18773981 gene encoding uncharacterized protein LOC18773981, which translates to MHNFGDEFTIESYRIPWLVWIQVMVMILLLILLFCFSILVLDLDDHSNTTTTSNNKPSSSSTSRLVADDFPKHNTSTTAFTHRLQNTQVEESIKGEIVASTTSRIMRGEDLLEMEAPTAFHLYFHPCYYFRLARLAFLKCLGLDFASESSSTPQRGKRRES; encoded by the exons ATGCACAATTTTGGGGATGAATTCACAATAGAAAGCTACAGAATCCCATGGCTTGTATGGATCcaggtgatggtgatgatcctcctcctcattcttctcttctgcTTCAGCATCTTAGTCTTAGATCTCGATGACCACagcaacaccaccaccaccagcaaCAACAAgccttcatcttcttccactAGCCGCTTAGTTGCTGATGATTTTCCCAAGCACAACACCTCAACCACAGCTTTTACACACCGCTTACAAAATACCCAG GTAGAAGAAAGCATAAAAGGGGAGATAGTAGCAAGCACAACAAGTAGAATAATGAGAGGAGAGGACTTGTTAGAAATGGAGGCCCCTACAGCATTCCATCTATATTTCCACCCTTGCTATTATTTTAGGCTGGCCAGACTTGCATTTCTTAAATGTCTGGGCTTGGACTTTGCCTCTGAGAGTTCTTCAACCCcacaaagaggaaaaagaagagaaagttga